A window of Oncorhynchus nerka isolate Pitt River linkage group LG4, Oner_Uvic_2.0, whole genome shotgun sequence contains these coding sequences:
- the LOC115128610 gene encoding uncharacterized protein LOC115128610 — MDDMREAADDYDCPSLLCDEQEDEEEESYRGDDETGGEEGGDIEEWDTGQRGGERVEEEEENGGEMEKNGEMGEDGVTEREKESEVVVDFEEEVGEMEKRQLRKRIGRAEKENEEEAVLIEDRRGSEEEMKDRRERDGKVEEEKKQKGVMGPALSLDLVGVTTDPVGMTTTTHEDSGYLSSGMGFYCPPGPLLFHTQPKPHPQPLLPSGVKRPHSVSPPPPPTQSLQVKVARVYSTRRSIGYSARGRGQVLPLPLLPAVTMGDPSLLPSLPKKKTRTLYSTDQLEQLEGMFQEDHYPDGEKRKEIAATVGVTPQRIMVWFQNRRAKWRKASRSAVKPEHKQTCSRLPDPNPTSLLAPHPRAAAGHIAPFLPPAGLSLPPPPTTQALPSYSTLLASLSSSPTGRSVGERGPPSGPQGGSVEHLPPIMYSPPPLRRASLPLLTTFLNPPNPTPSPTPPTLQPTPTSPFFMDVLEPHPPNRDTQGLTLQTDSGSLFDYSSDLLSSSSSSVKIDPQHYLTSSHQGGATVSYQPQASRLAYLTPSPYLNPNPPEGSAPPPSYLTFGPGGGPGVVTYAAGGHTYFQAQTGGGQILLQSGIHGGITAYQSYPWDQLYSHPAVIQQRNQCSQFTTNSLGGRDHPTSSSYLPPTYYPRSHTHSQRPSHTLTHTSTQAQVLPPVSILRHPHPRGVSAPQPRAPTPPLALLDPPTCVKAENESPPHIHSSHFHCDFSPILF, encoded by the exons ATGGATGACATGCGTGAGGCAGCGGATGATTACG ACTGCCCAAGCCTCCTGTGTGATGaacaggaggatgaagaggaggagagttaccgtGGAGATGATGAGaccggaggagaggaggggggagatatAGAAGAATGGGACACTGgacaaagaggaggagagagagtggaggaggaagaagagaatggaggagagatggagaagaatggagagatggGTGAGGATGGAGTAacagaaagagaaaaggagagtgagGTGGTAGTTGATTTTGAAGAGGAGGTaggggagatggagaagagacagTTGAGAAAGAGGATAGGGAGGGCAGAAAAAGAGAACGAGGAGGAGGCAGTGTTAATTGAGGATAGGAGAGGGAGTGAAGAGGAGATgaaggacagaagagagagagatgggaaggtagaggaggaaaAAAAACAGAAAGGTGTGATGGGGCCTGCTCTGTCTCTCGATCTTGTCGGCGTGACAACTGACCCTGTCGGCATGACGACCACCACTCATGAGGACTCTGGGTACCTGAGCTCTGGGATGGGGTTCTACTGTCCCCCCGGACCGCTCCTGTTCcacacccagcctaaaccacacccCCAACCCCTTCTGCCCAGTGGGGTGAAGCGCCCACATAGTGtcagcccccctccccctcccacccaaAGCCTACAG GTAAAGGTAGCTCGAGTGTACTCTACTCGCCGTTCGATTGGCTACAGCGCCCGGGGGCGTGGCCAGGTGCTTCCCCTCCCCCTGTTGCCAGCGGTAACCATGGGAGACCCCTCCCTATTGCCCTCCCTGCCCAAGAAGAAGACAAGAACACTCTACAGCactg accagtTGGAGCAGCTAGAGGGAATGTTCCAGGAGGACCACTAcccagatggagagaagaggaaggagattGCCGCCACGGTGGGTGTCACACCCCAGAGGATCATG GTGTGGTTTCAGAACCGTAGGGCCAAGTGGAGGAAGGCCAGTCGTTCTGCAGTGAAGCCAGAACACAAACAGACCTGCAGCCGCCTACCTGACCCCAACCCTACCTCACTCCTTGCACCACACCCTAG GGCAGCTGCAGGACACATcgcccccttcctccctcctgctggtctctctttacctccccctCCTACCACCCAGGCACTCCCTTCCTACAGCACCCTGCTAGCCAGCCTCTCATCCAGCCCTACAG GCaggtcagtaggagagagagggccaCCGTCAGGACCTCAGGGAGGGTCAGTGGAGCACCTACCTCCTATCATGTATAGCCCACCACCTTTACGACGTGCCAGCCTCCCCCTCCTGACTACCTTCCTGAACCCCCCCAACCCTACCCCCAGCCCCACTCCACCAACCCTGCAACCCACCCCAACATCGCCTTTCTTCATGGATGTGTTGGAGCCCCACCCCCccaacagagacacacagggacTCACCCTGCAGACGGACTCTGG TTCTCTGTTTGACTACAGCAGTGATCTCCTGTCCAGCAGCAGCAGCTCAGTGAAGATTGATCCTCAGCACTACCTTACCTCCAGCCACCAGGGTGGtgctacagtctcctaccagccCCAGGCCTCCCGCCTGGCCtacctcaccccctccccctacctcaaCCCAAACCCCCCTGAGGGGAGCGCCCCTCCCCCCTCCTACCTCACCTTTGGTCCAGGGGGTGGGCCCGGGGTAGTGACCTATGCAGCTGGAGGCCACACCTACTTCCAGGCACAGACAGGAGGGGGACAGATCCTACTGCAGTCTGGGATACACG gtggtATCACAGCCTACCAGTCGTACCCGTGGGATCAGCTCTACAGCCACCCAGCAGTCATCCAGCAGCGTAACCAGTGTTCCCAGTTTACTACCAACTCACTGGGGGGCCGAGACcacccaacctcctcctcctacctgcCACCCACTTACTATccccgctcacacacacactcccagagaccctcacacactctcacacacacctctacccAGGCCCAGGTCCTGCCCCCAGTTTCTATCCTGCGACACCCCCACCCCAGAGGGGTCAGCGCCCCCCAGCCCAGAGCCCCTACACCACCCTTGGCCCTCCTGGATCCCCCCACCTGTGTGAAGGCTGAGAATGAGAGCCCTCCCCATATACACAGCAGCCACTTCCACTGTGACTTCTCACCCATACTCTTTTGA
- the matn1 gene encoding cartilage matrix protein produces the protein MIPSPPLFLLLLGLMGAHATPPVSVDLRTAAAMAAGLCNTRPTDLVFIVDSSRSVRPSEFEQVKVFLAKVIEGLDVGPDATRVGVVNYASRVKNELSLKTHKTKAGLVKAVTKIEPLSTGTMTGLAIQFALNVAFSEAEGARVKSPDISKVAIIVTDGRPQDNVKDVAARARDAGIELYAIGVGRVDLNTLKQIASEQLDDHVDYVESYSVIEKLTKKFQEAFCDTVADLCATGDHDCQQVCISAPGSFKCACKDGFSLLEDGKSCSACSNAATDVVFLIDGSKSVRPENFELVKKWINQIVDKLDVSETKAHVGLVQYSSSVKQEFPLGRYNNKKDLKDAVKKMAYMERGTMTGQALRYLTDSSFAPAGGARPGVAKVGIVFTDGRSQDYIGDAAKKAKEQGFRMYAVGVGNAVEDELREIASQPTGEHYFYTADFKAMTAIAKKLQINICQEEDPCECDSVVKFQKKVEEALQALTKKLEGVSKRIAALENKIV, from the exons ATGATACCCTCTCCGCCATTGTTCCTGTTGCTGCTCGGCCTCATGGGAGCGCATGCCACCCCTCCCGTGTCCGTGGACCTCCGCACCGCTGCCGCCATGG CGGCAGGTCTGTGTAACACTCGCCCTACAGACCTGGTGTTCATCGTGGACAGCAGTAGGAGCGTGCGTCCGTCAGAGTTCGAGCAGGTCAAGGTGTTCCTGGCCAAGGTCATCGAGGGACTGGATGTTGGACCTGACGCCACACGGGTCGGAGTGGTCAACTATGCCAGCCGCGTcaagaatgag ctgtctCTGAAGACCCATAAAACCAAGGCAGGTCTGGTAAAGGCTGTGACTAAGATCGAGCCCCTGTCCACTGGCACCATGACCGGCCTTGCTATCCAGTTCGCCCTCAACGTAGCTTTCAGCGAGGCTGAGGGCGCCCGCGTCAAGTCCCCAGACATCAGCAAG GTGGCCATCATTGTGACAGACGGTCGTCCCCAGGACAACGTAAAGGATGTGGCGGCGCGTGCCCGGGATGCAGGTATCGAGCTATACGCCATTGGCGTAGGGCGTGTAGACCTGAATACGCTGAAGCAGATCGCCAGCGAGCAGCTGGACGACCACGTGGACTACGTAGAGAGCTACTCAGTCATCGAGAAACTCACCAAGAAGTTCCAGGAGGCTTTctgtg ACACAGTGGCGGACCTGTGTGCCACTGGAGATCATGACTGTCAGCAGGTATGCATCAGCGCACCAGGGTCATTCAAGTGTGCCTGCAAGGATGGCTTCAGTCTACTGGAGGATGGCAAAAGCTGCagcg CCTGCAGTAATGCCGCCACAGACGTGGTGTTCCTGATCGATGGTTCTAAGAGTGTGCGTCCAGAGAACTTTGAACTGGTCAAGAAGTGGATCAACCAGATCGTAGACAAACTGGACGTCTCCGAGACCAAGGCTCATGTTGGACTGGTCCAGTACTCCAGCTCTgtcaaacag GAGTTCCCTCTGGGACGTTACAACAACAAGAAGGACCTAAAGGACGCAGTGAAGAAGATGGcctacatggagagggggaccaTGACAGGACAGGCCCTGCGCTACCTGACCGACAGCAGCTTTGCACCAGCCGGTGGGGCACGGCCCGGGGTGGCCAAGGTCGGCATTGTGTTCACCGATGGACGTAGCCAGGACTACATCGGAGACGCCGCCAAGAAGGCCAAGGAGCAag gttTTAGGATGTATGCTGTGGGCGTGGGTAATGCTGTAGAGGATGAGTTGAGGGAGATAGCATCACAGCCAACAGGAGAACACTACTTCTACACTGCTGACTTCAAAGCCATGACAGCCATTGCTAAGAAGCTGCAGATCAACATCTGTCaag AGGAGGACCCATGTGAATGTGACTCTGTCGTTAAGTTCCAGAAAAAAGTAGAAGAAGCCTTACAGGCACTTACGAAAAAAC TGGAGGGCGTGTCAAAGAGGATCGCTGCACTGGAGAACAAGATTGTCTga